DNA sequence from the Augochlora pura isolate Apur16 chromosome 11, APUR_v2.2.1, whole genome shotgun sequence genome:
GCATGAGAAGTTTGAGTCCAATTTGCTCGCTCCAGATCGCGATTTATACCATAGCCTATGGGATCATAGCTTGCCAAATACGGTTTACAGGGCAAACCTGATTTGAGACCACCATCGTTGCACCGTTTCGAAATTCCACGTGACTCAACGCGATTATTCCGCGTGGAAAAATGGCTATGGGATATACAAAGCTGAAACAGCGCAGGGTGGAACAGTTCGCGCGCCCGGAGTTGATTACCTGGCGTACGTGGCGGTGGCCCGGGTTAATGACGCGCCCGGGCATTCCTGGCGACATCTGACGGGCCAATTTCGTTTTACAATCATTCCTCGTTTCAATCTGCGACAGGAAATTCCCTTACGAGACGTATATGACTCGGACAGGCCGACGTCCATCTGAAATCCGATTCGAGACGTGAGCGAACTGGAATTGCAATTGCATATACGTAAAATGCAATTGCAATTTCAAATTGCattggtaaataaaatgaagacatTATTGCAGACAATAGCGAGATAATTAGCTAAAAATTGtaggtaattattatttttatagagcCCAGTTTAGTggacgatattaaaaatgtctttaattaaatttaataaatttaatttatttttattttgagttGCGTAGTCTCGAGACGtgattgtataattataattgtagtaGGAGGAGATAGCTGAGCTTCTCCTGATCAAAATGAGCCCAAACATGACTCtaatcgaagcaattttaaaattaattaatacgaaatcTACAGGGTGAACGAAATATTGTGATCAAATGTCTTCTTGTTTGTTGACAGTGTAAAGAAATATCGTAATAAAAGAGTTGTCATtccgaaattaaatttaaaaagcatTAATGAACACATCCttgacatttattttcatttatccaAAGCAAGCAATATCTTCAAACTAATCACGTTATTtagaacaccctgtatacagcgcttcaataaaaatagtcctATTTCCATCTTGTTtggactcattttaatcataataatcTCACAAATTCATCGCCCCTGGTATTCAAGTATttaagcaaaaattattaacaataattactgaaaataacaatataaaataattccattttatgcATCACTGTACCTGTACGATCGGCGCCTGGTGTAATCCACGTCCAGTCGTATATCTAAAACAGTCTCCGTTAATAAAATAGCGTGTCTCCGTCCCGAGACTATAATGTAACAGCGAGAAGTTGCAGCCGCGTGTCCGTTTCGTCTTGGCACGCCGATTTATTGGGAAATTTGGCCGCGGTGTCGATCCGTTGGAACATTAACTTCACGATAAAATCACGCGATGACAGATCGCGTTGAACTTCGCCTGCTTCTATTTTTCGATAACAGATAaatatccgcgcgcgcggcgatcctCGTATCGCGTTCAAGGCGACCAGGCGGTTAATTATAGCTATGAAGCAACCcttaaacataaaaatcgtgcatTTAGCGGGGTAAACTGTCCGGCGAGGAGGTGAACGACGCATTAAAACAcacttattcgaataaatatagtcGACGATGTTACCGTGTATTGCTTggttaatttagaaataaattaacgtaCTGGAAAAGTATATTGTTGTTAACAATTGCCATGATACCTTTGTAATCTCAACACAGATTGATAGCTGAGAGGTTcctgattaaaatgagtccaAACACGACGCAAATCGGACTAGTTTAAACCGGTTTAGTATAGTAAATGATCTATAGGGTGAGTCAATTGACACGCATgctacgaataatttttaaatcacgtGTCTCATTAAATACCATTAAATACAGGACCCTAAAGGTGAACGGAGCTCTTCTTGTACCTAAAGAAAATTCTAGCCCTCGAGAATCgacaaatttaaaatcgtttgTCGTGTACAAATTACATGACTCACCCAGTATATTGACAATCAATGAAAATAGACCGATTTCTATCGTGTTTGGGCTCATTTTAATCGCAAGAAACTCAGCTATCCATTggtactataattataaacgtcAGATAAAAATGagtgcaaattaaaaattgtttcttgcaCATTTACTTTGTACAGATGTTTCTATCGTTTGTACCTctctacaattttcattgtactTGTTCTCTGTACCAAGACGTTGAGAGAATAGATGGCGAAAGAGTGAGGAACAcgtgtaaattaaattgtacatattCCGTGTCGATTCGATCACTCTGTAGAGACCGCGCAGAACAACGGTGCGCGAAGCGAGGCGGGCAGGAGCGGGGAGGGGCCGATGGAATTAGCATGCAGGTGCACTTTTCGTAAGAGTGAACGGAAAATTAAGCTCGTGCTTGTAGAACACGACGTGAACGCGCGGCTGCCAAGAATGCCGGCATTCGTTAACCCGAGCACGCGCCgcgaaaacattttcttaattattatttatcgctctgtttattattataccacgGGCACCATGTAAATGGCCCATTAACCGTTCACGAGCCGTTAAAGTCGCGATTAATCTGGCCGGGGAGGTCGCGGTTGCGAAAACCGTGTAAAATTATCCGCccgaaaatattgtttaaacaaacaaCTTGGAAGAGTCGTTTCGTCTCGTTGAATTATCCTTCATTTTTACCGGTTGGAATAAGAAAGGGAGGCAAGTGTGGGCGGCCTCAAGGATTTCTAGATTCGAAAACACTTTCTTCCAGTCGCACCTCGGCGCACTGCGCGCCGCTTGCACGGCGGTGCAGCCGGTTGCGGTTGCCCTGGGGCGCGATCGATACTCGCGAACACCAGCCCCGAGGGGGCCAGGTGGCGCCGGGTCGCAGGGTTTAAGGATAGCGACGCGCGCACTATGGTTTTCTCGCGGGCCCGTCCCGATTCAATCAAGTAAACACACCGTGCTGGTTGGAGTCTCTTTATTGAACCTCATTTTTCTCGTCACGCAGCACCGAGACGCTCGTTGGCTGACCGAGGAAGTTGCACTCGGGTTTCGCAACAATCAACTTTTTCTTTGGTATTCGGCGAGAGATGGAAAGTTTTGTGGATGCTCGCACGAAGTGTCGACAAGCTTTAGAACGGATTGTTTTGCTGGGAATTAGTCGTCGCCGCCGGTCATCACTTCCATGAACTCTGCAATAGGGATAAATTAGGTTAAAAAGAACCCAGTGCAATGACTGATGATGCACTAATTTtaggatattaattttttgattgTAAGAGTGGTCACTGctcaatatatataataaataatttttttaacatatataataaataatttatcagcGTGCTATGGCATAAGCTTCGAGAGCATCCTAAACCAGGAAGCGTCTTAAATTTGACAGCTGTACGAGAGCACCATGAGAAATGAGGGAAGACGCGAGAGACGTTCAATAATAGACGAGGAAACGGAACGATTATCAGGAGGTGGTAATCGAACCCGGTTATAAATAGATGAGGTCCAGGTATGGACGATCGCCTCGAGGTGCGTCGCAGCCGGAAGCGagctgcgagagagagagagagagagagagagagagagagagcacagGCCAATATGTTGGTTCTCGAGAACCCCGGACACGACAagcgttaatattaattaaggaACTGATAGATTCTTGGCAAGTCGGTGTCCGCGGCGTGTTCCCTGTAATTTTCATCGTGCAATACTAGCCCAGCGATCTGGCGTTAGTTGTCGTTGGCATAACCGACCGGCCACGGTAATTAATGTGATCGTCACATGTCATGGAAATTCTAGGCTGCTCTGTTGGATAGatgtctctctccctctcttttctctcttccccttatttctctccctcttttccctttttttcttttcttcctctcccttctttcttccttttcttttttccctcttcttctttctcttttctccctccccctctttttctttttctccctttccgTTTTCTCTTGATTCTCTCCTCTCACGTTTGTCTCTCTTTGAACTCACCGTCGAAGTCAAGCGTCCCGGAGCCGTCAGCGTCAATCTCCTCGATCATCATGTCGAGCTCCTGCGGCGTCAGTTTGTCGTCCAGCTCGTGGAGAATGTCACGGAACACGGCCGTGGTGATGTAGCCGTTCCCTTCTTTGTCGTACAACCGGAACGCCTCTCGCAATTCCTGCTGCATCGCCTCGGCGTCCTCCTCCACCAAGAATCTCGCAGCCAGCGTGCAGAACTCTTCGAATTCCAGTAGGCCGGATCCTAAGGACATTTTCGATATTCTTGAATTTCCAGAACAAGAGAAACTCGAGGAGTTGTTCATACCCATCACTCGATTTTCCTTTCCCTTTTTCACCCcctttttactgtattttaatgAGTAAATTCCCGTAGACCGGATCCTGAGGGAATGGAACGATATTCTTGAATTTCCAGAACTAGAGAACTCGAGAGTGGTTCATACCCCACCcccgatttttctttttttttttcacccccccccccccccccttgtTACTGTATTTTAATGAGTCGGAAGTTTCAGATatgaatgtttttttatttcattccttCAAgttcgaattcaattttccatttcctgtcagaaatatttaaacatttaaagtaGATCTTGAATACACGATGCAAAGTGTTTCATTTCTCTTGCTTTTAAGATATTATTGCGATAGGAAATGTCCATTCTAGGAAAAAAACGAGTATTTGTCGATAAGATTGAAGGAACCGGGAATCGAACCCTGGTCTTCCCGCTTTCCAGGCAAGTGTTTTACACGATCGAGCTATCCTGGCTGACCAAAGAGTCAGTATCTACTAATCCTTATAACGTGTACTCCTCAGAAACTCCGGGTAATAATGAACTGCGGCTCGACTTCGGTTCGAGTTCGGTTCGACTGCGGTTTTTGATCATTTCTCTCACTTATTTAAGCAtgaagaaatgattttatattttcataagtgttaatttgtttaacgaatGCAATTAATTACCGTCTTCGTCGACCTCCTGAATGATTTCTTTCAGAGTCTTCTCGCTGAGCTCGTAGCCCAACATGGTCAATATCGTTCCCACCATGTCTGTGCCGATGCTGCCTTTCTTGTCGTGGTCGAACGCATCGAAGGCTTTCTTCAGAACTGTAATAAAGGTTAGGTTTATAACGCACGTTTCTAGGAGGTAAGGTTAGGTTTACAGGAGACACTGTAGACGATTACGTACGGGCGACTTGGTCCTTGGTAAGATCATCCTGATAGAAACAGAAAATCAGTATAGTTTCGTGGAACAATTCTGGTAAAATTAtagtttgttatttaatcgaagaaaattagcaacaattttaaataacgttcCTGCTATTAGAAATTGGACTTTGAAAcacttgcaataattttaaggaGAATTCCTGGTCTTATAATGTTTAatcattaaacaattacaacaatttctataaaaatttaatatgccacaaaataaatttaaaaatggcaGCAATAACTTTCAAAAAATTCCAGGTGCATAAAgattaatttagaaacactagcaacaatttataataaaattccagatattacgaaataaaatttagaaacactTGCAGcaacttcgaataaaatttcaggtatatcaaaattaattttgaaacacttgcaacaatttcgagtaaaatttcatattattacaaaattgaatttcgaaacgttcgcaacaatattaagCAGATTTCCATGTATCGCGGCGACCGATCTCACGAAACTTTCGCATCGGCTTTAGATATAGAGTTCCAGGTATCGCggtggaataaattattgaaaaaaaacaGAGCAATGGGAGTCTaactggggggggggggggggggcgcccCCCGGCCAAAAAAACAACCCACCtggcgcggcggcggggaaGGTCCACCCGGGAGCGCCAGCCAAACAGCCCCGCCCCCGCAACGCCACAACCGGGTTNNNNNNNNNNNNNNNNNNNNNNNNNNNNNNNNNNNNNNNNNNNNNNNNNNNNNNNNNNNNNNNNNNNNNNNNNNNNNNNNNNNNNNNNNNNNNNNNNNNNGGGGGCACACCGGGCTCGATAAAACGCACCATGGCGATGCAGCTGCGAAGATGTTCAACGATGAGCGAAGTTCTAACACGCGAGATCCGACGACGTCTTATCCGGTTATGCACAAGTTTCTGGCTGTGTGCTTCTGTTTTATGTGGACATTACGATGATGTTCTGGCACACGTGATTGACCGTGTGTAATATCTACGTAGCCCGTTCTCTAGcggttttcaaaattcatcgAGGACACGCTCCCCACTCGCGTTTTCCGCGGAACAGGAGCATCAACGATTGTGTTGAATTCCGAGGCAACGTACTCGATTTTGTAACTCTTCCTGTTGGCATCCCGCTCCTTTCTCTATAGCTTCTTTGTCTAGCGCAGTCTCATTCTGACCGAGACAACGGGTTACAGATTTTTACAGTGgcttttggaataattttaattttacagtcTGCGGTTTTAATAgactagaatttattttcatcttttttttagaaaggaatatttcgatattttaatgttttattaatatttattattttgaacaagattttttttttattgaaagcttagtattttattcaagatttattcTATCATTGAAAActtagtattttattcaaatttattttttttattcacagctcaatattttcttgaaagttcaatattttattgaaagttcaatattttattgaaagctcaatattttattcgaggctCAATACTTTATTGAAagctcaatatttaattcgaagtttattcttttattgaaAGCTTATTCCATTCTTGACATcttcgtattttattcaagatttatttctcTGTTGAAAGCTCACTATTTTATGCaagatttattcttttattgaaAACTTTTCCCATTCTGGACAGCTTAGTAtgttattcaaaatttattctatcatTGAAAGCTtagtgttttatttaaagcttACTACTTTATTGAAAGCttactattttattgcaagctcaatattttatcgaaagcCTATTCCATTCTAGACAGcttagtattttattcaagatttattcTATCATTGAAAGcttagtattttattcaaaatttgttcttttattggaagctcaatattttattcagtgattgttattttattagaagCTTATTACTTTAATGAAAgcttactattttattaaaaggtcaatattttcttgaaagctcaatattttattcggagctcaatattatattgaaagctcaatattttattcggagctcgatattttattcggagctcaatattatattgaaagctcaatattttattcggagcTCAATGTTATATTGAATGctcaatattttactaaatttctcTGCTGCTCCAATctgaaacatttcatttttaaaattatcggAAAATTGCACCATTGTCGTCGCATTGCCATAGACAATCGCCCGGCGAAGAAGCTTTGTTTCGCAAGtgtgcggcgcggcggcccgcGGCTTCTTCCGCGACGGATCGAGAATAGATGATTCACTTGGACACCACACGTGGCGGCGACAATAGGCGACGACGAGTTGGCATCCGATCCATAGCAGAGAAGTCTGCTGCTGTACGGTCTTCAACAGAATTCGGCGTAATAAACCTGCTCGATATATTCGATCGAACCGTCTAATTATAAAGCTCGATAAAGCCTGGCTTTTACAATTCTATTCTGTCAGACCTGCGCTTGGATCACGACggattattatgtttatttatactattatagtattatattatactgttattCGGTGAGGAGAAAGATAAGTATCTCTCGAGGCTCTATAGTCTTCATCGCTGGACGATTGgattttttaatcctttgcattAAAAAGTCAGCCTCGAGCTCAGCACATATGcacaatattgtttatttaattttgttacaatgttagttatataattataatattacttatttaatatagttacaTAGTTATGgagtaacaatatttgttatttagtataatattacttatttaatatatataataaacgaaagtaaataaaagcaattaaaaagtaaaaattatctgaaatatttcagatattaaTCGTCACGCGAATATATTAGCATTTGCAAGACCTACATGAACAAAGTATAATATCtgtcaattttaaagaattctttataaaatttccaaattgaCAAAGGCTACAACTATTGCCATATACGCAagaataaacgaaatataattttttatatgtatataacagTGCATTGCATTCGAATTTCTGttcaaaataatagaaaagaataatttctaaaaaaataaataatttctaaaaaaataaataaataaatactagcttaaaaatcgacgaatcACCGTTTACTATAGCACTGTATGCACtttctataatataactgCACCGTTTATATGAGCCTGAAAAAAAGGGTAGGGAAGAGGGGAAGGGGAAAAAAGAGATGGTCAGAAATAAGCCGTACAAATTATGATACATTGCATCGGATTTATGTGTGTTTAAACGCGCCGTCTTTTCAGCAACGGCACCGTAAACACGGTTACACAATTCATACGAGATATCCTAGATAGAAAAGACAGTTCACGGGAGAGGGGAAAGCGACGCGCAACAGATTCCttatgcaatttttttcaTCGTTCGCCGTTTTATTCCTTTAATTTCACTTTACTTTCACGGAGGCGCGTCGCCGCTCGCTTACACGTGTATTTATCACTTTCGATtaggtgcgcgcgcgagcgcgaattCACGCGCAAAATACGAGGTTTCCAGAATCCGGGAcactattttctattcgagGGATGCACGGTGAAAAAGGCGGCGAGGCGTCGGAGAACGTCGATTAGTATACTGATTGTATAGTAATCTGTCTTCGATGTCGCGTGGCTGGTACTGTTTACTAAAAAACTTGGCCTAAATTCGTGAATTAGGTATAGCTATCAAGCATTGAGGTAATTAGTGGTATACCTGACTTGttggaaaaaataattgttgttatAGTTTATGTTCAATgttactaattaaaaaaataaaaactgtaatttGAAGGCAAAAGTGCATTTTGGCGAATATTTGACCAAAATTCGTGAGcttctacaattttaataacaacaatttattattatttttgatatttatattaatccttgtaaaattcaataattattataattaaaattaatgtttcacaCATAGGAGACTGAAAATTATCACAACAAAGTGGTTGTACATTTTACCCAGcgaaaaacaa
Encoded proteins:
- the Tpnciiia gene encoding troponin C type IIIa, encoding MDDLTKDQVALLKKAFDAFDHDKKGSIGTDMVGTILTMLGYELSEKTLKEIIQEVDEDGSGLLEFEEFCTLAARFLVEEDAEAMQQELREAFRLYDKEGNGYITTAVFRDILHELDDKLTPQELDMMIEEIDADGSGTLDFDEFMEVMTGGDD